One genomic window of Vespula pensylvanica isolate Volc-1 chromosome 12, ASM1446617v1, whole genome shotgun sequence includes the following:
- the LOC122633327 gene encoding kelch domain-containing protein 10 homolog, translated as MYMFKPFVIVRHRSRCLERPKARSGHRIVCDHKNLYSYGGFNPCIADYDRDMRNDRIWLASKPLFKEIWKFNLATNQWKRLPGRENLPDELASNAVILKGNALIVYGGTGVPFGDSCNNQLYVCNVDDGKTTIVPAKGDMPKPQYGQALLFHEPYLYTVGGTTGREYTCDIHRFNFKTGLWEKVYICTGKDLSEPMGRYRHELGFDGKNIYVIGGGTGSEAFSLAEIPTFNLEKRKWTISSTQGDSEDNTIPAPRRCHGVVQYTDEKTDVTYVVISGGTNGTFVFSDVWRLDLNEMQWTCLRKCKLPRPLFFHSAALTPQGRMYTFGGVSMQRDKAARTDAIYAVWLTIPKLSEICWLALNYYISDLRKRSPDKLLHIGIPLKFVRRLDPCI; from the exons atgtatatgtttaaACCTTTTGTCATTGTGAGGCATCGTTCACGATGTCTGGAACGGCCGAAAGCAAGAAGCGGACACAGAATAGTGTGCGAccataaaaatctttattccTATGGTGGATTTAACCCCTGTATTGCCGATTATGATCGTGATATGAGAAATGATCGCATATGGCTTGCCAGCAAGCcacttttcaaagaaatttggAAATTTAATTTGGCCACGAATCAATGGAAACGTTTACCTGGTCGAGAAAATTTGCCAGATGAATTAGCATCTAATGCAGTGATTTTGAAGGGTAATGCACTGATAGTTTATGGTGGAACAGGTGTACCCTTTGGTGACAGCTGTAACAATCAGCTTTATGTGTGTAATGTCGATGATGGCAAAACGACAATAGTGCCGGCAAAAGGTGACATGCCAAAGCCACAATATGGACAAGCTCTGCTGTTCCACGAGCCTTATCTTTATACCGTTGGTGGTACAACTGGGCGAGAGTACACTTGCGATATTCatagatttaattttaaaactgGACTGTGGGAAAAGGTATACATTTGTACTGGAAAGGATTTGTCAGAACCAATGGGACGATATAGGCACGAGCTTGGATTTGATGGaaagaatatttatgttatagGTGGAGGAACTGGTTCTGAGGCATTTAGTTTAGCA GAAATTCCAACCTTTAAtctggaaaaaagaaaatggacaATTTCGAGTACTCAAGGTGACAGCGAAGATAATACAATTCCTGCTCCTAGACGCTGTCACGGAGTGGTCCAGTATACCGATGAAAAGACGGATGTAACTTATGTTGTTATCTCCGGAGGTACAAATGGTACTTTTGTCTTTTCCGATGTTTGGAGACTAGATTTGAATGAAATGCAATGGACTTGCCTAAGAAAATGTAAACTCCCACGTCcgttattctttcattctgcTGCTTTAACTCCTCAAGGTCGTATGTATACTTTCGGCGGTGTAAGCATGCAACGCGATAAA GCAGCAAGAACAGATGCTATTTATGCTGTTTGGTTAACAATACCTAAATTATCTGAAATATGTTGGCTagcattaaattattacatttcgGATTTGAGAAAAAGATCACCTGATAAATTGCTTCACATTGGTATACCattaaaattcgttcgaagaCTTGATCCTTGCATATAA